The following are encoded in a window of Panicum virgatum strain AP13 chromosome 5N, P.virgatum_v5, whole genome shotgun sequence genomic DNA:
- the LOC120676734 gene encoding probable membrane-associated kinase regulator 2, producing the protein MESFSFLKYLRGGVVAGAQRAPVAATTIAASACEDGRGGDVEDDASFFDLEFAVPGDESAASDAEEERVEFNFAVAGEDVAPGGGEVVAVDAVAAPAGAETSEAKDGAEAETETAEAAPAPAPPPASLLRPATKFRVLLLKLRKPKVAVPADGNATSPAPKQASRFLIKFRVDEAPLVSLFTRDNSSRTSDADRPAAAAVQAAGQHPQDASAAITAEERRFAKEVVLKYLSKIKPLYVKVSRRYGERLRFAGASEGEETDAEPDLPAPAPAPSPSPSPSPGASSQPPTAVAAPQPVVVACGVRAPRASVPAGLKQVCKRLGKSRSASSAVAAAPSPAPPSPGAPQRRDDSLLQLQDGIQSAIAHCKRSFNASKGSESPLLRTMPAGDGGRAAGSSDGA; encoded by the exons ATGGAGTCATTCAGCTTCCTCAAGTACCTCCGCGGTGGCGTGGTCGCCGGCGCCCAGCGCGCGCCCGTGGCCGCCACGACCATAGCCGCGTCGGCGTGCGAagacggccgcggcggggacGTCGAGGACGACGCGTCCTTCTTCGACCTGGAGTTCGCGGTGCCCGGCGACGAGAGCGCCGCGTCcgacgcggaggaggagcgggtgGAGTTCAACTTCGCCGTGGCCGGCGAGGACGTCGCGCCCGGCGGGGGCGAGGTGGTGGCCGTCGACGCGgtggccgcgccggccggcgcggAGACGAGCGAGGCAAaggacggcgcggaggcggagacGGAGACGGCCGAGGCTGCGCCGgcccctgccccgccgccggcgtcgctgctccggccggccaccaagttccgcgtgctgctgctgaagctgaGGAAGCCCAAGGTCGCCGTCCCGGCGGACGGCAACGCCACCTCTCCGGCGCCGAAGCAGGCGAGCCGGTTCCTGATAAAGTTCCGGGTGGACGAGGCGCCCCTGGTGTCGCTGTTCACGCGCGACAACAGCTCGCGCACCTCGGACGCGGACcggcccgcggccgcggcggtgcaGGCGGCAGGGCAACATCCCCAGGACGCGTCCGCCGCGATCACCGCCGAGGAGCGGCGGTTCGCCAAGGAGGTGGTCCTCAAGTACCTGAGCAAGATCAAGCCGCTGTACGTGAAGGTCTCCCGGCGCTACGGCGAGCGGCTCCGGTTCGCGGGCGCGAGCGAGGGCGAGGAGACGGACGCGGAGCCCGAcctcccggccccggccccggccccgtccccgtccccgtccccgtccccgggAGCGTCGTCCCAGCCCCCGACGGCGGTCGCCGCGCCGCAgccggtggtggtggcctgcggcgtgcgcgcgccccGCGCGAGCGTGCCCGCCGGGCTGAAGCAGGTGTGCAAGCGCCTGGGGAAGAGCCGGTCGGCGTCgtccgccgtggccgcggcgccctcgccggcgccgccttccCCAGGGGCCCCGCAGCGGCGGGACGACtcgctgctgcagctgcaggacGGCATCCAGAGCGCCATCGCCCACTGCAAGCGCTCCTTCAACGCGTCCAAAG GGTCGGAGTCGCCGCTGCTGCGGACCATgccggcgggcgacggcgggcgggcggccggcaGCAGCGACGGCGCGTGA